The following coding sequences lie in one Cannabis sativa cultivar Pink pepper isolate KNU-18-1 chromosome 5, ASM2916894v1, whole genome shotgun sequence genomic window:
- the LOC115716058 gene encoding uncharacterized protein LOC115716058 isoform X1: MMGFGPYGGNGGSYLSPSSSSLSASAPPFTIDRSGPKPSSCPLMDLAESSYPGAGAVNSSMHNWLPSLAPTSEPHFFPSTQLEHNSGPSSNAYGYGGSPPVESSNLSTHLPHLSTTVSASVDGFSYGQPSDSAGATGFVEAKPYYPSFFSSSGHKDSGLRNPDQTSYDWLSTSSRVPSALVGSSNSDQPVKFLDSSYAGQWGDMWNGFAEWKQGKQGQLNGSLGGSKETGVPVPSMYENYMNQGEESHNPKVLNRSEEVSRGANFQAPETHSGYMNLDMMLNLSSTGKTSDFMPMDHSKPILGSFSGLQETHPESTSFIFGTNSGNHQIPYGGSNEKRLKQNINSSASTVKSSPVLVMGLPTNNIPFKTMNLGSNTTHAVVSSKKACDINDPHSQLSFGGNLCFDSSRFDDPITSRSFFSKKDETLNKECITNDPSCQMLKVKSGVQTSNVSHDGFNLDLNANESINSVADSSESVEHFYPPVDSPCWKGVARSSPFVASEDVTEMRKPEKQTFPLNTCEKVSPEKAIENIKYHQFGCLENSSEIPLNLSSAINSETRERQSDDVANTNYCSETKGIKHSDDNNEHGSKSMGFPDSKTFQASKQDFQGDGLTSENNNETVQFDSSSLRFPVEHVSSPFDKDASSKLTKSNEGQSTPTVDVLMLVNTISNLSELLVSHCTSGLYNLKQKDLESVQSAINNLNVCVSNNSEKMIPTTSSEKDTSDYPREQNDIHKGVTEDSPKLTKTIMLKNLFDCQNFNKGKSNFLSGQKDDEMFDSASVKDDLDMEDEDKATQALKKVLAENFPVEDDKTEPQTVLYKNLWLEAEAALCSLNYKARYNRMKMEMEKLKLPNSIDAGENTTAATDVKKPSSSEACPDQNAVESPKAEGSPAARSHSSPVLSSDIQADDVLARFHLLKCRHENSNSDTVANVDKPSSSQLSSESTNAVKILADAHEENVGSRNPENLSLLASTMRDTLNPTNKFEASVLARFHILKSRVNNHKEASQSPDIVNLGFSSENREWPYIGQEARNSDVQPKASLQHHAADSTEGQLIGSDFDMLVNDDSSTQSDHTNSNRVQNENLLFAGWLDRVSSDWEHVRKEEFGLQVGPVPATTAGDYYE, from the exons ATGATGGGTTTTGGGCCTTATGGTGGTAATGGAGGTTCATATTTATCACCATCATCCTCAAGTTTATCAGCTTCTGCACCACCTTTCACTATTGATCGTTCTGGTCCCAAACCTTCTTCATGCCCTCTTATGGATTTGGCTGAATCATCTTATCCTGGTGCTGGTGCTGTGAATTCTTCTATGCACAATTGGCTCCCTTCTCTTGCTCCAACTTCAGAACCCCATTTCTTTCCCAGTACTCAATTGGAGCACAATTCTGGGCCATCTTCAAATGCATATGGTTATGGAGGCTCACCGCCTGTTGAATCTTCGAATTTGAGTACCCATTTGCCTCATTTGAGCACCACTGTCTCTGCTTCAGTGGATGGATTTTCATATGGTCAACCTTCAGACAGTGCGGGGGCGACTGGTTTTGTTGAAGCCAAGCCGTATTATCCCTCATTTTTTTCATCTTCAGGCCACAAAGATAGTGGTTTGAGGAATCCTGATCAAACTAGTTATGACTGGTTATCTACTTCTTCTCGGGTTCCTAGTGCCTTGGTCGGGTCTTCTAACAGCGATCAACCTGTGAAGTTTTTGGATTCATCGTATGCAGGCCAATGGGGTGACATGTGGAATGGATTTGCGGAATGGAAGCAGGGCAAACAGGGACAACTTAATGGAAGTTTAGGAGGCTCCAAGGAAACTGGCGTGCCTGTTCCATCGATGTATGAGAATTACATGAACCAAGGTGAAG aATCTCATAACCCGAAGGTCTTGAATAGAAGTGAAGAAGTGTCCCGTGGCGCCAACTTCCAAGCTCCAGAGACGCATAGTGGATATATGAATTTGGATATGATGTTAAATCTATCCTCCACAGGGAAAACTTCAGATTTCATGCCTATGGACCATTCAAAACCTATCTTGGGATCCTTTTCAGGACTTCAAGAGACTCATCCAGAGTCGACATCCTTCATATTTGGCACAAATTCTGGGAACCATCAAATTCCTTATGGAGGTTCGAATGAGAAGCGCTTGAAACAGAATATTAACAGTAGTGCATCTACTGTGAAGTCATCCCCTGTCCTTGTCATGGGGCTTCCGACAAATAACATTCCTTTTAAAACAATGAATTTAGGAAGCAATACAACTCATGCAGTTGTGTCCAGCAAAAAGGCATGTGACATAAATGATCCTCATTCACAACTAAGTTTCGGAGGCAATCTTTGTTTTGATTCAAGCCGATTTGACGATCCTATCACTTCACGATCATTTTTTAGTAAAAAGGATGAGACACTAAACAAAGAGTGTATCACTAACGATCCATCATGTCAAATGCTGAAAGTGAAATCTGGAGTTCAAACTTCAAATGTAAGTCATGATGGCTTCAATTTAGACCTTAATGCCAATGAAAGCATCAATAGTGTTGCAGATTCATCTGAGAGTGTTGAGCATTTTTATCCTCCTGTGGACTCACCGTGCTGGAAAGGAGTTGCTCGTTCTTCTCCTTTCGTTGCATCTGAGGATGTTACAGAAATGAGAAAACCGGAGAAACAGACATTCCCTCTCAATACTTGTGAGAAAGTGTCCCCCGAGAAAGCAATAGAAAACATAAAGTATCATCAATTTGGGTGCTTGGAAAATTCTTCAGAGATTCCTTTGAATCTATCTTCAGCTATAAATTCAGAAACTAGAGAAAGACAATCAGATGATGTTGCAAACACCAATTATTGTTCAGAAACTAAAGGCATTAAGCACTCTGATGACAACAACGAACATGGAAGCAAGTCCATGGGATTCCCTGACTCGAAAACTTTTCAGGCCTCAAAACAAGATTTTCAGGGAGATGGATTGACATCTGAAAATAACAATGAAACAGTGCAATTCGATTCATCATCTTTACGTTTTCCTGTTGAACATGTTAGTTCTCCTTTTGACAAGGATGCTTCTTCTAAGCTTACCAAATCAAATGAAGGACAGTCAACTCCAACAGTTGATGTTCTAATGCTGGTTAATACGATAAGCAACTTATCAGAATTGCTGGTGTCCCATTGTACAAGTGGCCTTTACAATTTGAAACAAAAAGATCTCGAGTCTGTCCAAAGTGCGATTAATAATCTTAATGTGTGTGTGTCAAACAATTCCGAGAAGATGATTCCAACAACTTCTTCCGAAAAGGACACTTCTGACTATCCCAGAGAACAAAATGATATTCATAAG GGTGTTACTGAGGACAGCCCAAAATTGACCAAAACCATAATGCTCAAAAATCTGTTTGACTGTCAGAATTTCAACAAGGGGAAAAGTAATTTCTTGTCTGGTCAGAAAGATGATGAAATGTTCGATTCTGCTTCTGTGAAGGATGATTTAGACATGGAGGATGAAGATAAAGCTACCCAG GCTTTAAAGAAAGTTCTTGCTGAGAATTTTCCCGTCGAAGACGACAAAACTGAGCCTCAAACAGTTTTGTATAAGAATCTTTGGCTCGAGGCTGAGGCTGCTCTTTGTTCCCTTAATTACAAAGCTCGTTATAATAGGATGAAGATGGAAATGGAGAAACTTAAGTTGCCTAATTCTATAG ATGCAGGTGAAAATACCACCGCTGCTACAGATGTGAAGAAACCGTCAAGTTCTGAGGCATGTCCTGATCAAAATGCAGTTGAATCACCTAAGGCCGAGGGTAGTCCAGCCGCAAGAAGCCACAGTTCTCCTGTCTTAAGCTCCGATATCCAAGCTGATGATGTGTTGGCTCGATTTCATTTACTGAAGTGCCGTCATGAGAACTCGAATTCTGATACTGTTGCTAATGTGGATAAACCATCAAGTTCCCAGTTGTCTTCTGAGTCGACCAATGCTGTCAAAATACTTGCTGACGCACATGAAGAAAATGTTGGAAGCCGAAACCCCGAGAATTTATCTTTACTGGCTTCTACCATGCGTGACACACTTAACCCAACTAACAAATTTGAGGCTTCTGTTCTGGCCAGGTTTCATATCCTCAAATCCCGAGTTAACAATCATAAAGAAGCATCACAGTCACCAGATATTGTTAATCTCGGATTTTCTAGTGAGAATCGAGAGTGGCCTTATATTGGCCAAGAGGCTAGAAATTCAGATGTCCAGCCCAAGGCTTCTTTGCAGCATCATGCTGCTGACAGCACCGAAGGCCAATTAATCGGGAGCGATTTCGACATGCTTGTGAACGATGATTCTTCCACTCAATCTGATCACACTAACAGCAACAGGGTTCAGAATGAGAATTTGCTTTTTGCAGGTTGGCTCGATAGGGTGTCATCGGATTGGGAACATGTAAGGAAGGAGGAATTCGGACTGCAAGTGGGCCCCGTCCCTGCCACCACTGCTGGTGATTATTATGAATGA
- the LOC115716058 gene encoding uncharacterized protein LOC115716058 isoform X2, giving the protein MMGFGPYGGNGGSYLSPSSSSLSASAPPFTIDRSGPKPSSCPLMDLAESSYPGAGAVNSSMHNWLPSLAPTSEPHFFPSTQLEHNSGPSSNAYGYGGSPPVESSNLSTHLPHLSTTVSASVDGFSYGQPSDSAGATGFVEAKPYYPSFFSSSGHKDSGLRNPDQTSYDWLSTSSRVPSALVGSSNSDQPVKFLDSSYAGQWGDMWNGFAEWKQGKQGQLNGSLGGSKETGVPVPSMYENYMNQGEESHNPKVLNRSEEVSRGANFQAPETHSGYMNLDMMLNLSSTGKTSDFMPMDHSKPILGSFSGLQETHPESTSFIFGTNSGNHQIPYGGSNEKRLKQNINSSASTVKSSPVLVMGLPTNNIPFKTMNLGSNTTHAVVSSKKACDINDPHSQLSFGGNLCFDSSRFDDPITSRSFFSKKDETLNKECITNDPSCQMLKVKSGVQTSNVSHDGFNLDLNANESINSVADSSESVEHFYPPVDSPCWKGVARSSPFVASEDVTEMRKPEKQTFPLNTCEKVSPEKAIENIKYHQFGCLENSSEIPLNLSSAINSETRERQSDDVANTNYCSETKGIKHSDDNNEHGSKSMGFPDSKTFQASKQDFQGDGLTSENNNETVQFDSSSLRFPVEHVSSPFDKDASSKLTKSNEGQSTPTVDVLMLVNTISNLSELLVSHCTSGLYNLKQKDLESVQSAINNLNVCVSNNSEKMIPTTSSEKDTSDYPREQNDIHKGVTEDSPKLTKTIMLKNLFDCQNFNKGKSNFLSGQKDDEMFDSASVKDDLDMEDEDKATQALKKVLAENFPVEDDKTEPQTVLYKNLWLEAEAALCSLNYKARYNRMKMEMEKLKLPNSIGENTTAATDVKKPSSSEACPDQNAVESPKAEGSPAARSHSSPVLSSDIQADDVLARFHLLKCRHENSNSDTVANVDKPSSSQLSSESTNAVKILADAHEENVGSRNPENLSLLASTMRDTLNPTNKFEASVLARFHILKSRVNNHKEASQSPDIVNLGFSSENREWPYIGQEARNSDVQPKASLQHHAADSTEGQLIGSDFDMLVNDDSSTQSDHTNSNRVQNENLLFAGWLDRVSSDWEHVRKEEFGLQVGPVPATTAGDYYE; this is encoded by the exons ATGATGGGTTTTGGGCCTTATGGTGGTAATGGAGGTTCATATTTATCACCATCATCCTCAAGTTTATCAGCTTCTGCACCACCTTTCACTATTGATCGTTCTGGTCCCAAACCTTCTTCATGCCCTCTTATGGATTTGGCTGAATCATCTTATCCTGGTGCTGGTGCTGTGAATTCTTCTATGCACAATTGGCTCCCTTCTCTTGCTCCAACTTCAGAACCCCATTTCTTTCCCAGTACTCAATTGGAGCACAATTCTGGGCCATCTTCAAATGCATATGGTTATGGAGGCTCACCGCCTGTTGAATCTTCGAATTTGAGTACCCATTTGCCTCATTTGAGCACCACTGTCTCTGCTTCAGTGGATGGATTTTCATATGGTCAACCTTCAGACAGTGCGGGGGCGACTGGTTTTGTTGAAGCCAAGCCGTATTATCCCTCATTTTTTTCATCTTCAGGCCACAAAGATAGTGGTTTGAGGAATCCTGATCAAACTAGTTATGACTGGTTATCTACTTCTTCTCGGGTTCCTAGTGCCTTGGTCGGGTCTTCTAACAGCGATCAACCTGTGAAGTTTTTGGATTCATCGTATGCAGGCCAATGGGGTGACATGTGGAATGGATTTGCGGAATGGAAGCAGGGCAAACAGGGACAACTTAATGGAAGTTTAGGAGGCTCCAAGGAAACTGGCGTGCCTGTTCCATCGATGTATGAGAATTACATGAACCAAGGTGAAG aATCTCATAACCCGAAGGTCTTGAATAGAAGTGAAGAAGTGTCCCGTGGCGCCAACTTCCAAGCTCCAGAGACGCATAGTGGATATATGAATTTGGATATGATGTTAAATCTATCCTCCACAGGGAAAACTTCAGATTTCATGCCTATGGACCATTCAAAACCTATCTTGGGATCCTTTTCAGGACTTCAAGAGACTCATCCAGAGTCGACATCCTTCATATTTGGCACAAATTCTGGGAACCATCAAATTCCTTATGGAGGTTCGAATGAGAAGCGCTTGAAACAGAATATTAACAGTAGTGCATCTACTGTGAAGTCATCCCCTGTCCTTGTCATGGGGCTTCCGACAAATAACATTCCTTTTAAAACAATGAATTTAGGAAGCAATACAACTCATGCAGTTGTGTCCAGCAAAAAGGCATGTGACATAAATGATCCTCATTCACAACTAAGTTTCGGAGGCAATCTTTGTTTTGATTCAAGCCGATTTGACGATCCTATCACTTCACGATCATTTTTTAGTAAAAAGGATGAGACACTAAACAAAGAGTGTATCACTAACGATCCATCATGTCAAATGCTGAAAGTGAAATCTGGAGTTCAAACTTCAAATGTAAGTCATGATGGCTTCAATTTAGACCTTAATGCCAATGAAAGCATCAATAGTGTTGCAGATTCATCTGAGAGTGTTGAGCATTTTTATCCTCCTGTGGACTCACCGTGCTGGAAAGGAGTTGCTCGTTCTTCTCCTTTCGTTGCATCTGAGGATGTTACAGAAATGAGAAAACCGGAGAAACAGACATTCCCTCTCAATACTTGTGAGAAAGTGTCCCCCGAGAAAGCAATAGAAAACATAAAGTATCATCAATTTGGGTGCTTGGAAAATTCTTCAGAGATTCCTTTGAATCTATCTTCAGCTATAAATTCAGAAACTAGAGAAAGACAATCAGATGATGTTGCAAACACCAATTATTGTTCAGAAACTAAAGGCATTAAGCACTCTGATGACAACAACGAACATGGAAGCAAGTCCATGGGATTCCCTGACTCGAAAACTTTTCAGGCCTCAAAACAAGATTTTCAGGGAGATGGATTGACATCTGAAAATAACAATGAAACAGTGCAATTCGATTCATCATCTTTACGTTTTCCTGTTGAACATGTTAGTTCTCCTTTTGACAAGGATGCTTCTTCTAAGCTTACCAAATCAAATGAAGGACAGTCAACTCCAACAGTTGATGTTCTAATGCTGGTTAATACGATAAGCAACTTATCAGAATTGCTGGTGTCCCATTGTACAAGTGGCCTTTACAATTTGAAACAAAAAGATCTCGAGTCTGTCCAAAGTGCGATTAATAATCTTAATGTGTGTGTGTCAAACAATTCCGAGAAGATGATTCCAACAACTTCTTCCGAAAAGGACACTTCTGACTATCCCAGAGAACAAAATGATATTCATAAG GGTGTTACTGAGGACAGCCCAAAATTGACCAAAACCATAATGCTCAAAAATCTGTTTGACTGTCAGAATTTCAACAAGGGGAAAAGTAATTTCTTGTCTGGTCAGAAAGATGATGAAATGTTCGATTCTGCTTCTGTGAAGGATGATTTAGACATGGAGGATGAAGATAAAGCTACCCAG GCTTTAAAGAAAGTTCTTGCTGAGAATTTTCCCGTCGAAGACGACAAAACTGAGCCTCAAACAGTTTTGTATAAGAATCTTTGGCTCGAGGCTGAGGCTGCTCTTTGTTCCCTTAATTACAAAGCTCGTTATAATAGGATGAAGATGGAAATGGAGAAACTTAAGTTGCCTAATTCTATAG GTGAAAATACCACCGCTGCTACAGATGTGAAGAAACCGTCAAGTTCTGAGGCATGTCCTGATCAAAATGCAGTTGAATCACCTAAGGCCGAGGGTAGTCCAGCCGCAAGAAGCCACAGTTCTCCTGTCTTAAGCTCCGATATCCAAGCTGATGATGTGTTGGCTCGATTTCATTTACTGAAGTGCCGTCATGAGAACTCGAATTCTGATACTGTTGCTAATGTGGATAAACCATCAAGTTCCCAGTTGTCTTCTGAGTCGACCAATGCTGTCAAAATACTTGCTGACGCACATGAAGAAAATGTTGGAAGCCGAAACCCCGAGAATTTATCTTTACTGGCTTCTACCATGCGTGACACACTTAACCCAACTAACAAATTTGAGGCTTCTGTTCTGGCCAGGTTTCATATCCTCAAATCCCGAGTTAACAATCATAAAGAAGCATCACAGTCACCAGATATTGTTAATCTCGGATTTTCTAGTGAGAATCGAGAGTGGCCTTATATTGGCCAAGAGGCTAGAAATTCAGATGTCCAGCCCAAGGCTTCTTTGCAGCATCATGCTGCTGACAGCACCGAAGGCCAATTAATCGGGAGCGATTTCGACATGCTTGTGAACGATGATTCTTCCACTCAATCTGATCACACTAACAGCAACAGGGTTCAGAATGAGAATTTGCTTTTTGCAGGTTGGCTCGATAGGGTGTCATCGGATTGGGAACATGTAAGGAAGGAGGAATTCGGACTGCAAGTGGGCCCCGTCCCTGCCACCACTGCTGGTGATTATTATGAATGA